A segment of the Lolium perenne isolate Kyuss_39 chromosome 3, Kyuss_2.0, whole genome shotgun sequence genome:
TTATGTTagagaatgatgatgatgatgacgcctTGCTTTGGTGGGCGTTTCCTCAGGGGGAGGAGCAGAAGAAGCTGGACATCCTGTCCAACGAGGTGTTCGTCAATGCCCTCGTCAGCAGCGGCCGCACCGTATGAGTCTTCTTCTCTCGACCCATTTTCTTCTTGGTGTCTTCGATTTCATTCAGTTTCCTCACGCTCTGCTCTGACAACGGACATATATATGCAGTGTGTTCTTGTGTCTGAGGAGGACGAGTTGGCCACCTTCGTGGACCCCAAGCTCCGTGGAAAGTATGTAACCTCGGCTCCTCTGCACTCTCTGCTCTCTCACACACAGCTTCAGTATATGCATGATTCACTGATCGGTTTATTCTCTTCCTGGTGAATGATTTCTCGGCTCTCTATTTTGCATCAGGTACTGTGTCTGCTTCGATCCCCTGGATGGCTCCTCCAACATCGACTGCGGCGTCTCCATCGGAACGGTACGCACAACAGATTCAAACTTGTCGGAAACATGCTTTGTTTTTTCCAAAAGTCTCAGGAAATATGCTCATAACAAGTAGAAGCATGTTGTGCATGGTTTATTCCTTCTTTCTACCTACATGGTTTCTCTTTGCTCTACAGATCTTTGGGATTTACATGATCAAGAACTTTGACACCGTGACCCTTGAGGAGGTGCTGCTGCCTGGGAAGGACATGATTGCTGCTGGATACTGCATGTATGGGAGTTCATGCACGGTAATTAATCAACTCTCCTGAGCTCATGTTACGCAAGATGATTGATCTTCCATGACTACCGTCTGAACTGTCTGTGCAAGTAATTTACTTCAGCTTGTTCTGAGCACTGGGAGTGGTGTCAACGGCTTCACGCTTGACCCTTCTCTTGGAGAGTTCATCATGACGCATCCAGAAATCAAGGTACCCTGACACAAGTATGGTGGAAATTTGTTTATTTTTCTGAAGATTCACCAAAAAGTAGCATACTCATATTTTGTACTTTGTGCTTCATCTCTTGCAGATACCTGCTAAAGGAAAGATCTACTCTGTGAATGAAGGGAATGCCAAGAACTGGGACACTCCTACTGCAAAGTATGCGATGTTTATGTCTTCAGAATATTTGTCGCTTCCTTAAGAGCTTCGGCTAAAACTGtttacatgacaggtatgttgagAAGTGCAAGTACCCCACGGATGGTTCATCACCTAAATCCTTGAGATACATTGGCAGGTGAGGGGATCTTCAATTTGCTTAGCTGACGAAACAACTTACCTCTTATAATTGAGCTTCTCCCTAGCAATGAAATATACAACATCCCTTGTATAATTGTTGCAAAACATGTAATAAATACTCCATTCCTCATTGTTTGTACAGCATGGTTGCTGATGTCCACCGCACGTTGCTATACGGTGGTATCTTCTTGTACCCTGCCGACAAGAAGAGCCCAAATGGCAAGCTCCGGTATGCCAATACCTAGACTCATAGCTCAAATAACACCTTCAGTTGCATACAAGACTTCTGAAGTTGCCTGAATTTTGCATTTACAGTGTGATGTATGAAGTGTTCCCCATGTCGTTCCTGATGGAGCAAGCTGGAGGCCAGTCTTTCACAGGCAAAGGACGGGTATATATGCACTGCAACACGCAGAACATCTATGTTTTTCTTCCGTTGGCCAGAGTTTCATGTCCAGTAACATTGATTTCACACTTGTTGCTGGATTTACAATGCAGTCACTTGATCTGATCCCTACCAATATCCACGAGAGATCCCCGATATTCCTCGGCAGCTACGACGACGTGGAGGAGATCAAGGCGCTGTATGCGGAAGAAGCCAAGGCAGGAGCGGCATGACCGACGATCGTCGTATGCAAGCAAATCGTCGACGACTGCTCCGACCGGCCTTACCGTGATGTGATTCATATATCAGGCATTTCTTTTCTTGGTCTTCATTACCCTGTGACATTCAGTGTAATATAGTGGTGGAGGCCTTGGGCAGTTTCATTCATGTGAAGCTAAGGCTTCTGCTTCTTGCAACAGTTCACTGATGACACGTAATATACATCCATACATAAACACATTTAGCTGAAGCCTGAAGATGGCTAGTGCCGCAAGCTCTGCAGAATGTATCTCACCCTTGATTGCACATTCACAGTGCACCATTTTAATTCCAAACGATCCACAAGGGATCGATTTTCATTACCCATTAAGATAACGAAAACACGGGCGACGGCCTCCAACATCCAGGGGAGGTTCCAAGCTCAAAAGTAAAAAAGAAGCGCTGCCTACTCCTAGCGTTCTCAGGGATTGCAATGATAAAAAGACAACCATCAAAAACATCCTACAGCTGATCACACGAAAGCTAAAACGAGTCATCTTGTCATCCTCATCAGGCGTTCTCATCCACCTCCACCCTGTCATCCTCATCATTTGTATCCGCTGTAGTTCAAGAGGGTGTTTGATCAGTTTCTTCTCAAAGCAAGCTTTGTTTCTTATTTTTCAGATTGCCCAGCAGATAGCTGCTAGCCCTGCAATTTGTGTGTTTTTGCTAGCTGCAACAAACTGGGGAAACTACCAAAAAAGTTGGGTGAAATTGCTAGGTCTGTTTGGCGCCCCAATGGCTGTACCCACCGTACTCCAGATATATTTTGCAGCTGCACACTCAAAGAAAAGGTGAAGGATGGATTTATTTTTAGCGCAACTAGGGTTGCCTACCCAATTACGCTACAAAAGATTCCTATGTAGCAATGGCATTGTGCCATATGATGCACAATCATGTCTTAATTTAGAGAGGAATCTTGCATTTCCAGAGATGTCGAAAGGATCTGTCAACACCATTGCTACACAGGTGTTTATAAGTTGATTTAACATAGAAGATCCCAGTTTTGTTCCATTTCCAAAAAGGCATGTCTGCCAAATCAGTCAAATTGATCTGACGCATAGAACCAAGCAACCCATTTGTCGttacctattcgacggtaccccggaggagggatcctcttgAAAGgaggaagaagtaggggccattggacgGAGAGCtttcgggatggtggtacgcgagttacccagcttcggaacacactGCGCGATGGCAGGCCCTGCTTGTTTGGAATTATTTGGACGCTttcacgttgttacaatgagttgtggttgtgccgccctctagggctcccgggatccgtctTATAAAGACGTCATGATCTAGGGTTTGTACGGAGAGTCCTAGCTGGAATACAAGATGCTTAACTACGGAa
Coding sequences within it:
- the LOC127344303 gene encoding fructose-1,6-bisphosphatase, cytosolic, which gives rise to MDHAADTYRTDLMTITRYVLNEQSRFPESRGDLTILLSHIVLGCKFVASAVNKAGLAKLTGLAGETNVQGEEQKKLDILSNEVFVNALVSSGRTCVLVSEEDELATFVDPKLRGKYCVCFDPLDGSSNIDCGVSIGTIFGIYMIKNFDTVTLEEVLLPGKDMIAAGYCMYGSSCTLVLSTGSGVNGFTLDPSLGEFIMTHPEIKIPAKGKIYSVNEGNAKNWDTPTAKYVEKCKYPTDGSSPKSLRYIGSMVADVHRTLLYGGIFLYPADKKSPNGKLRVMYEVFPMSFLMEQAGGQSFTGKGRSLDLIPTNIHERSPIFLGSYDDVEEIKALYAEEAKAGAA